One segment of Anatilimnocola aggregata DNA contains the following:
- a CDS encoding outer membrane protein assembly factor BamB family protein: MAKRCVSLAVAFLLALAFLGQGSICWGQITSRGLIGPESLAPLGLQLAWATTIEVDRGRDRVVDVTQFVSSNQTQTIYEFTFDNQLYTVSERDRDAFGNVFGPAGAKSKADQMWAQIVLEYATRGLPEPTVPTIEQRIVPEITLFATTEKGMVHAIDGNTGKTRWSTSVGKTRYPTTAAGGSDKFVAVVNGSTLHVLNAADGTFAWSRPINGAPGAGPAVSDNLVFVPRINGATELYNVNDPKRPAAVYKAFGRILVQPVTSYNSVAWPTDEGHLYVGFANETGMRFRIEAKDGIVSKPCFSPAGKLFATSLDGYVYCIDEVRGDVLWRFTTGEPIDISPVAIGDMVYAITREHSMYAINVADATEKWVVPGIGGFLSGSDERLYCTDVTGNMIVLDANSGALLGSLPTSTMTLKMPNLQTDRIFLGQTTGLLQCIRQTNLKYPQAHYFTDAKKKPKIPTAGGANPAAPQPMPAGPVIDPFADPGAAPAPMPGAPAPVDPFGDPAPAAPKPAAPMPAPVDPFG, from the coding sequence ATGGCAAAACGCTGCGTAAGTCTCGCGGTTGCATTTCTCCTCGCACTGGCATTTCTCGGCCAGGGATCGATCTGTTGGGGACAAATTACTTCCCGCGGGCTGATTGGGCCTGAGTCGTTGGCACCACTGGGTTTACAGCTGGCGTGGGCCACGACAATCGAAGTCGACCGTGGTCGCGATCGGGTGGTCGATGTAACTCAATTCGTCAGCAGCAATCAGACCCAGACGATCTACGAATTCACTTTCGATAATCAGCTGTACACTGTATCGGAACGTGATCGGGATGCCTTTGGCAACGTGTTCGGCCCCGCGGGAGCCAAATCGAAGGCTGACCAAATGTGGGCCCAGATCGTACTCGAATATGCGACGCGCGGCCTGCCCGAACCAACGGTCCCAACAATCGAACAACGGATTGTGCCCGAAATTACCCTCTTCGCGACCACTGAAAAGGGCATGGTTCATGCCATCGACGGGAACACCGGCAAGACGCGCTGGTCGACTTCTGTTGGTAAGACTCGTTATCCCACGACCGCTGCCGGGGGCAGCGACAAGTTTGTGGCGGTTGTCAATGGTTCGACGCTACATGTGCTGAATGCGGCCGATGGTACCTTCGCCTGGTCGCGCCCCATCAACGGTGCTCCTGGTGCTGGCCCGGCCGTTTCGGACAATCTCGTGTTCGTGCCGCGCATCAATGGCGCCACCGAGCTATATAACGTCAACGATCCCAAGCGTCCCGCGGCCGTTTACAAGGCGTTTGGCCGAATCCTGGTCCAGCCTGTCACGTCGTACAATAGCGTGGCTTGGCCAACCGACGAAGGACATCTGTACGTTGGGTTTGCGAATGAAACCGGCATGCGGTTTCGCATCGAAGCCAAGGATGGAATCGTTTCTAAGCCGTGTTTCAGCCCAGCTGGCAAGTTGTTTGCCACTTCGCTCGACGGCTATGTCTACTGCATCGACGAGGTGCGTGGCGACGTCCTCTGGCGATTCACCACCGGAGAACCGATTGATATTTCGCCTGTGGCCATTGGCGATATGGTTTATGCCATTACTCGCGAACATAGCATGTATGCGATCAACGTAGCCGATGCCACCGAAAAATGGGTAGTGCCCGGCATTGGCGGATTCCTTTCAGGCAGTGACGAGCGTCTGTATTGCACCGATGTCACTGGCAATATGATCGTGCTCGACGCCAACTCCGGTGCGTTGCTCGGTTCACTGCCGACTTCCACCATGACCCTGAAAATGCCGAACCTGCAAACAGATCGCATTTTTCTGGGCCAGACGACCGGCCTCCTGCAGTGCATTCGGCAGACGAATCTCAAGTATCCACAAGCTCACTATTTCACCGACGCGAAGAAAAAGCCAAAAATTCCCACGGCCGGTGGTGCGAATCCCGCTGCCCCTCAGCCGATGCCGGCCGGGCCAGTGATCGATCCGTTTGCTGATCCCGGAGCTGCTCCTGCACCCATGCCTGGCGCTCCAGCACCAGTCGATCCATTTGGCGATCCGGCTCCCGCGGCACCAAAGCCAGCCGCCCCCATGCCAGCTCCGGTTGATCCATTTGGCTAA
- a CDS encoding primary-amine oxidase, whose translation MKSVIGLTWCFFVVVHMTCAAESLHPLLPLTEAELNRSVDLICAGHGKRGELLFPMLALQEPTKQELHGLAAGKSVPRRASAVVLDRQARRSYEATVDLAAGKLTSWQELPGIHPTVLLEEYERVANIVRADPLWQAAMKKRGIEKFEQVNLDGWAPGFLSVPGAETARLMRVLSFYRGEGVNAYGRPVEGVIALVNLDTGKVQQLVDTGVVPVSNDPGTDFFAKNNIPPRSVPKPLLISQPEGPSFEVEGNEIRWQKWRFRYSLHPREGLVLHTIGYEEKEKVRSILHRASVAEMVVPYGDAAANWNWRSAFDQGEYGLGRTCNSLILGQDVPANARLFDTTFVDDYGQPYTKPTSVAIYEQDGGVLWKHYDETSGKVAIRRARQLVIGTVTTVGNYDYGLNWIFHQDGTLEARVDLTGILLVKGVVPQKCEKCAAVERGATGEAKGDQRYGTLVGKSVVAANHQHIFSFRLDFDIDGSGNSVVETSVKPAPAGPDNPAANAFVHLETPLRTEREARRNLNLQEHRRWKVYNPTVTNDLGHFSGYLLEPGSNCVPKLGPTSIIRKRAGYIDHHLWVTQQKDKELHAAGDYPRQRAAGEGLPQWSGDESLEKQDLVMWYTMTVTHVPRAEEWPVMSAAHSGFSLVPAGFFAQNPALDVPDSVPKTEP comes from the coding sequence ATGAAATCTGTCATTGGCTTAACTTGGTGCTTCTTCGTAGTTGTTCACATGACCTGCGCAGCAGAGAGTCTTCATCCGCTCCTGCCGCTCACCGAAGCAGAACTCAACCGCAGCGTCGACCTAATCTGCGCGGGACACGGCAAGCGAGGGGAACTCCTTTTCCCAATGCTCGCCTTGCAAGAACCGACGAAGCAAGAACTGCACGGACTCGCCGCAGGCAAAAGCGTTCCTCGCCGCGCGAGTGCAGTAGTGCTCGATCGGCAAGCGCGCCGCAGTTACGAAGCGACCGTCGATCTTGCTGCAGGCAAATTGACAAGTTGGCAAGAACTGCCCGGCATTCATCCCACCGTGCTACTTGAAGAATACGAGCGGGTGGCGAACATCGTGCGGGCCGATCCGCTGTGGCAAGCGGCGATGAAAAAACGCGGCATCGAGAAGTTCGAGCAGGTCAACCTCGATGGCTGGGCCCCTGGTTTCCTGTCGGTTCCTGGGGCAGAGACCGCCAGACTGATGCGGGTGCTGTCGTTCTATCGAGGCGAAGGTGTGAACGCCTATGGGCGGCCGGTCGAAGGAGTGATCGCGCTTGTGAATCTCGATACAGGCAAAGTGCAGCAGTTGGTCGATACCGGCGTAGTGCCAGTTTCCAACGATCCTGGTACCGACTTTTTTGCGAAAAACAACATTCCGCCACGCTCGGTACCGAAGCCACTCCTGATCTCTCAGCCAGAGGGGCCGAGCTTCGAGGTTGAAGGGAACGAGATTCGCTGGCAGAAGTGGCGATTTCGCTACTCCTTGCATCCGCGCGAAGGACTGGTGCTGCATACCATCGGGTACGAAGAGAAAGAGAAAGTGCGTTCGATCCTGCATCGCGCTTCGGTGGCTGAGATGGTTGTGCCTTACGGCGATGCCGCGGCGAACTGGAATTGGCGCAGCGCTTTCGATCAAGGTGAATATGGCCTCGGGCGCACTTGCAATTCATTGATCTTGGGTCAGGACGTACCAGCCAATGCCCGGCTATTCGATACGACATTCGTCGACGACTACGGTCAGCCTTATACGAAGCCCACCTCGGTAGCGATTTACGAACAGGATGGCGGCGTGCTTTGGAAGCACTATGACGAAACATCGGGGAAGGTCGCCATCCGTCGCGCGAGACAACTGGTGATTGGCACCGTGACCACCGTAGGCAATTACGACTACGGGCTGAATTGGATCTTCCACCAGGACGGTACGCTGGAAGCGCGCGTCGACCTGACGGGCATTTTACTGGTGAAGGGCGTCGTGCCGCAGAAGTGCGAGAAGTGTGCAGCCGTCGAACGCGGCGCGACAGGCGAAGCGAAGGGTGACCAGCGCTACGGGACGCTCGTAGGCAAAAGTGTTGTCGCTGCTAACCACCAACATATCTTCAGTTTTCGCCTGGACTTCGATATCGACGGCTCCGGCAATAGCGTGGTCGAGACGAGCGTGAAACCAGCACCAGCGGGGCCAGACAATCCCGCGGCCAATGCCTTCGTCCATCTTGAAACGCCTCTGCGTACGGAGCGCGAAGCACGGCGGAATCTGAATTTGCAAGAACATCGGCGTTGGAAGGTCTATAACCCAACCGTGACGAACGACCTCGGGCACTTTTCTGGCTACTTGCTGGAGCCAGGCAGCAATTGCGTTCCCAAGCTGGGCCCGACATCGATCATCCGCAAGCGTGCCGGTTATATTGACCATCACCTTTGGGTCACCCAGCAAAAGGACAAAGAGTTGCACGCTGCTGGGGACTATCCGCGGCAACGAGCGGCGGGCGAAGGCCTGCCGCAGTGGAGCGGCGATGAATCACTGGAGAAGCAGGACTTGGTAATGTGGTACACGATGACCGTGACTCACGTACCTCGGGCCGAAGAATGGCCCGTGATGTCCGCGGCTCACTCCGGATTTTCGCTCGTTCCCGCAGGCTTCTTTGCGCAAAACCCCGCGCTCGATGTGCCAGACAGCGTGCCTAAAACAGAGCCGTAA
- a CDS encoding NUDIX hydrolase — MPEELLLTTSRFKVVRDRFVTSSGVTKNREIVRHPGAVVMVPRLPDGSVCLIRNYRISVNQTLIELPAGTLDPQETPQSQAERELIEETGYRAGTMKFLHAFYLSPGILDERMHLFLATDLVAGEAAREVGEEITNLVVPWTEAIAMIFRGEIQDAKTIASLLYVDRLDSH, encoded by the coding sequence ATGCCCGAAGAGTTGCTGCTGACGACTAGCCGCTTCAAAGTTGTCCGCGATCGATTTGTCACAAGTAGCGGGGTTACCAAGAATCGCGAGATTGTTCGCCATCCGGGCGCGGTCGTGATGGTTCCCAGATTGCCAGATGGCAGCGTTTGCCTGATTCGCAACTATCGCATTTCGGTGAATCAGACGCTGATTGAACTACCTGCGGGCACGCTCGATCCTCAAGAGACGCCGCAATCGCAGGCTGAGCGGGAGCTGATCGAAGAAACGGGCTATCGCGCCGGCACAATGAAGTTCCTGCACGCTTTCTATCTTTCGCCGGGAATTCTCGACGAACGAATGCATCTGTTTCTGGCAACCGACCTGGTCGCAGGCGAAGCGGCCCGCGAAGTGGGCGAAGAAATCACGAACCTGGTCGTACCGTGGACTGAGGCAATCGCCATGATTTTCCGCGGGGAAATTCAGGACGCCAAGACGATTGCCTCGTTATTGTACGTTGACCGGCTGGATTCGCATTAG
- a CDS encoding DinB family protein: protein MNAKDIIKSQIDMGNFVCQAYLADLTDEDLMRRAHAGVNHINWQVGHLILAENYHGNMVTNGGMPSLPPGFAEKYHKDTATSDDRDQFCTKEELLQAWAEQRAGTMAALAAISEGDLGLATGVPYCPTKGEQLCLQGSHWLMHCGQWAVVRRQLGKPPLF, encoded by the coding sequence ATGAACGCCAAAGACATTATCAAGTCGCAAATCGACATGGGAAACTTCGTGTGTCAGGCCTACCTGGCCGACCTAACCGACGAAGATCTCATGCGCAGGGCTCACGCGGGTGTGAACCACATCAATTGGCAGGTCGGGCACCTTATTCTGGCGGAGAACTATCACGGGAATATGGTCACCAACGGGGGCATGCCGTCGCTTCCGCCGGGTTTTGCCGAGAAGTATCACAAAGACACTGCAACCAGCGATGACCGAGACCAGTTCTGTACGAAAGAAGAACTTCTGCAGGCATGGGCCGAACAACGGGCAGGAACCATGGCGGCGCTGGCGGCAATCTCTGAGGGCGATCTGGGCCTCGCCACCGGCGTGCCGTACTGTCCGACCAAAGGTGAGCAACTCTGCCTGCAAGGCAGCCACTGGCTCATGCACTGTGGCCAATGGGCCGTTGTTCGCCGCCAACTGGGCAAGCCGCCGCTGTTTTAG
- the deoC gene encoding deoxyribose-phosphate aldolase, whose protein sequence is MNYTYADLAKMIDHSLLQPTMTVADLEAGCQLAVAYDCASVCIMPYYLKRCAEILKGSTVVPSTTIGFPHGGHTSAMKVAEARQALADGGRELDMVVNISQVLSGAWDNVRQDIAGVVEAAHAAGAKVKVIFENCYLKDEHKIKLCEICGELKADWVKTSTGYGTGGATLEDLALMRKHSPAHVQVKAAGAVRDVDTLLKVREVGATRCGASRTKDMLDDVRRRLNLSPITGVAAGAVSGY, encoded by the coding sequence ATGAACTATACCTACGCCGATCTGGCCAAGATGATCGATCATTCGCTGCTGCAACCGACGATGACGGTTGCCGATCTCGAGGCCGGTTGCCAACTGGCAGTTGCCTATGACTGTGCCAGCGTCTGCATCATGCCGTACTACCTCAAGCGCTGTGCCGAGATCTTGAAAGGGAGCACCGTAGTCCCCAGCACCACGATTGGCTTTCCGCACGGGGGGCACACTTCTGCCATGAAGGTCGCGGAAGCCAGGCAAGCCTTGGCCGATGGCGGACGCGAACTCGATATGGTGGTGAACATTAGTCAGGTGCTGAGCGGTGCTTGGGACAACGTGCGCCAGGATATCGCCGGAGTCGTCGAAGCGGCCCACGCAGCTGGGGCAAAGGTCAAAGTGATCTTCGAAAACTGCTACCTGAAGGACGAACACAAAATCAAGCTGTGCGAGATCTGTGGCGAACTAAAGGCCGACTGGGTGAAGACATCGACCGGCTACGGCACAGGCGGAGCTACGCTCGAAGACCTCGCCTTGATGCGCAAGCATTCACCCGCCCATGTGCAGGTGAAGGCCGCGGGCGCTGTCCGCGATGTCGATACGTTGCTGAAAGTGCGGGAAGTTGGTGCCACACGTTGCGGAGCCAGCCGCACCAAAGACATGCTCGATGATGTTCGCCGCCGGCTGAATCTGTCGCCGATCACTGGCGTGGCAGCGGGCGCAGTCAGCGGCTATTGA
- a CDS encoding DUF4886 domain-containing protein, producing MNITRTRFFSLLLIILLVAPALAQEKAKPAPNKATAKKTVRVMTIGNSFSQDATFYLDELAAADGNELILKTANIGGSPLELHWNKAQLHEKDPADKNGIYTSGRGLKEILADGPHDFVTIQQRSMSSHDIATYRPYAQQLQEYVKKHAPSAELIVHETWAYRVDDPRFNVAKPQEGEPKTQREMYDMLAKSYRTIAKELGVRLIPVGDAFIAADTDPKWGYKVDAKFDAKQAKSPALPDQTHSLHVGRKWSTSKDSKTPSLSMDGHHASVAGRYLGACIWYEVLFNTSCVGNKFTAGLDGDYARYLQETAHATVMKEK from the coding sequence ATGAACATCACTCGCACCCGCTTTTTCTCGCTCCTGCTCATTATCCTCCTGGTGGCTCCCGCGCTCGCGCAGGAAAAAGCCAAACCCGCACCGAATAAGGCTACTGCCAAAAAGACTGTCCGCGTCATGACCATCGGCAACAGCTTCTCGCAGGACGCTACTTTCTATCTGGACGAACTGGCAGCTGCGGATGGCAACGAACTGATCCTCAAGACGGCGAACATCGGCGGCAGCCCGCTCGAACTCCATTGGAACAAGGCTCAGTTGCACGAGAAGGATCCAGCGGACAAAAACGGCATCTACACCTCCGGCCGCGGGCTGAAGGAAATCCTCGCCGATGGTCCCCACGATTTTGTCACCATTCAACAGCGGAGTATGTCGAGCCACGATATCGCGACGTATCGCCCGTATGCTCAGCAGTTGCAGGAGTACGTCAAAAAGCATGCGCCGAGCGCTGAACTGATCGTTCACGAAACCTGGGCTTATCGCGTGGACGACCCCCGCTTCAATGTCGCCAAGCCCCAGGAGGGCGAACCCAAGACCCAGCGCGAAATGTACGACATGCTGGCGAAGTCGTATCGCACCATTGCCAAGGAACTTGGTGTGCGGCTGATTCCGGTTGGCGATGCCTTCATCGCTGCTGACACCGATCCCAAATGGGGCTACAAGGTCGATGCCAAGTTCGACGCCAAGCAAGCGAAGTCCCCTGCCCTGCCAGATCAAACCCATTCGTTGCACGTTGGCCGCAAGTGGTCCACCAGCAAAGACAGTAAGACGCCGTCGCTAAGTATGGATGGCCATCACGCCAGTGTTGCTGGTCGCTATCTCGGCGCGTGCATCTGGTACGAAGTCCTCTTCAACACCAGTTGTGTCGGCAATAAGTTCACCGCCGGCCTCGACGGCGACTACGCCCGCTATTTGCAGGAAACAGCCCACGCAACCGTGATGAAAGAGAAGTAA
- a CDS encoding Gfo/Idh/MocA family protein encodes MSKRNRRQFLEDSMFATAAAVAASSSGQLFAQEEDKQSSSPNERLNVVVVGVNGRGGSHIGAFAGRKDTKITHVCDVDRDIGGKRAIEIGKRQNGFEPKMLEDLRKVLEDKDINIVSIATPNHTHSILAIWAMLAGKDVYVEKPVSHNVAEGRRAVQVARKHGKICQTGTQSRSNPGMRDAIAFIHAGKIGDVKLARGLCYKPRGSIGPKGEYKVPANVNYDLWCGPSQMLPLTRPKFHYDWHWQWEWGNGDLGNQGIHQMDIARWGLGVDQLSDKVISYGGRLGYEDAGETANTQVIMHEFGDKTLTFEVRGLKTGAYKDAKVGVIFEGSEGYVVLPSYNGGAAFDKEGNKIAEFKGGDDKNHFENFLKGVRSRKSEDLNADISEGHLSSALCHTGNISYRLGETAPIASLTAKLDGLKTNDRSKETLERTVAHLKDNGVDLEKTPLAIGPLLTMDPKSETFPGNEAANKQLSRENRKPFVIPSETEI; translated from the coding sequence ATGTCCAAACGTAATCGTCGTCAGTTTCTCGAAGATTCCATGTTCGCCACTGCAGCTGCCGTGGCAGCCAGTTCCAGCGGTCAGCTGTTCGCCCAGGAAGAAGACAAACAAAGCAGCAGCCCGAATGAACGACTGAATGTCGTCGTCGTCGGTGTGAACGGTCGCGGTGGTTCGCACATCGGTGCGTTCGCCGGCCGCAAAGACACTAAGATCACGCACGTCTGCGATGTCGACCGCGATATCGGCGGCAAGCGCGCCATCGAAATCGGCAAGCGGCAAAATGGTTTCGAGCCCAAGATGCTCGAAGACCTGCGCAAGGTGCTCGAAGACAAAGACATCAACATTGTCAGCATCGCCACGCCCAATCACACTCACTCGATCCTGGCCATTTGGGCCATGCTCGCGGGCAAAGATGTGTACGTCGAAAAGCCCGTCAGCCATAACGTGGCGGAAGGACGCCGCGCAGTCCAAGTCGCCCGCAAGCACGGCAAGATTTGCCAGACGGGCACCCAAAGCCGCAGCAATCCCGGCATGCGCGATGCCATCGCCTTCATTCACGCCGGCAAGATTGGCGATGTGAAGCTTGCTCGTGGTCTCTGCTACAAGCCCCGCGGTTCGATAGGTCCAAAAGGCGAATACAAGGTTCCCGCCAACGTCAATTACGACCTGTGGTGTGGTCCTTCGCAGATGCTGCCGCTGACTCGACCGAAGTTCCATTACGACTGGCACTGGCAGTGGGAATGGGGCAATGGCGATCTCGGCAACCAAGGCATTCACCAGATGGACATCGCCCGCTGGGGCCTCGGTGTCGATCAATTGAGCGACAAGGTCATCAGCTATGGTGGCCGCTTGGGCTACGAAGATGCTGGTGAAACTGCCAACACGCAAGTCATCATGCACGAATTCGGCGACAAGACGCTGACATTCGAAGTCCGCGGCCTGAAGACCGGCGCCTACAAGGACGCTAAGGTCGGCGTGATCTTCGAGGGCTCGGAAGGCTACGTCGTGCTCCCCAGCTACAACGGCGGCGCTGCGTTCGATAAGGAAGGGAACAAGATCGCGGAGTTCAAGGGTGGCGACGACAAGAACCATTTCGAGAACTTCCTAAAGGGTGTCCGCTCGCGTAAGTCGGAAGACCTGAACGCCGATATCTCGGAAGGTCACCTCTCCAGCGCTCTCTGCCACACCGGCAATATTTCCTATCGCCTGGGCGAAACCGCCCCGATCGCGTCGCTGACCGCCAAGCTCGACGGCCTAAAGACGAACGACAGGTCGAAGGAAACGCTGGAACGAACCGTTGCCCACCTCAAGGACAACGGTGTCGATCTTGAGAAGACTCCGCTCGCCATTGGCCCACTCCTGACGATGGACCCCAAGAGCGAAACGTTCCCTGGCAACGAAGCCGCCAACAAGCAACTGTCGCGCGAGAACCGCAAGCCTTTCGTCATTCCTTCGGAAACCGAAATCTAA
- a CDS encoding acyltransferase family protein produces the protein MSTIVAPPEVVSPISTTSSSPVPAQQQPTKFYRPELDGLRFCCFLAVFIGHSFLISPQMFSGSGPMMAELGRWLVAIMNMGYVAVGAFFVLSSYLITELLLREHERTGRIDIGAFYARRALRIWPLYYFFLIVTLVVERSCGLASIPTADLPWYFTFLGNWQIVTSAHIPHSAAQLLWTVAIEEQFYLVWPVLIAFISPKRLVWACLALLLAGSVTRIWLWQTGASHFAIYFNTAVHFDTIAWGALLAIGTRCGWLDSWSAAARWSLVTGGVVAAILTQRYLADVQPFPAWPVIAYPLFALAALAVVAGAIRLNAEQTSPLTHPWLVHLGKISYGLYIWHLLAILLVYRLGWCAPRSPGTILFALPLTILLAELSYIWVEKPFLAWKERYARADAKPEGLPRQSAVAEI, from the coding sequence ATGTCGACGATCGTTGCACCCCCTGAAGTGGTTTCGCCCATTTCGACTACAAGTTCATCGCCTGTGCCTGCTCAGCAGCAGCCGACGAAGTTTTATCGCCCTGAGTTAGACGGTTTGCGATTCTGCTGTTTTCTGGCTGTGTTTATCGGCCATTCGTTCTTGATCTCGCCGCAGATGTTCTCCGGCAGCGGGCCAATGATGGCGGAACTAGGCCGCTGGCTCGTTGCCATCATGAATATGGGTTACGTCGCCGTGGGGGCGTTCTTTGTCCTCAGTTCCTATTTGATCACCGAACTTCTGCTGCGCGAGCACGAGCGAACGGGACGAATCGATATCGGCGCGTTTTACGCGCGGCGGGCCTTGCGAATTTGGCCGCTGTACTACTTCTTCTTGATTGTGACGTTAGTCGTTGAACGAAGTTGCGGACTCGCCAGTATCCCGACCGCCGACCTACCTTGGTACTTCACCTTTTTAGGGAATTGGCAGATCGTCACTTCCGCTCACATCCCGCACTCCGCTGCCCAGTTGTTGTGGACGGTCGCGATCGAAGAGCAGTTTTACCTGGTTTGGCCTGTGCTCATTGCCTTCATTTCGCCGAAGCGACTGGTCTGGGCGTGCCTGGCACTCCTCCTTGCTGGATCGGTGACCAGAATCTGGTTGTGGCAAACGGGAGCTTCGCACTTCGCCATTTACTTCAACACGGCGGTCCACTTTGACACAATCGCGTGGGGCGCTCTGCTGGCGATCGGCACCCGCTGTGGTTGGTTGGATAGCTGGTCTGCTGCGGCTCGCTGGTCGCTTGTTACCGGGGGCGTTGTCGCAGCGATTCTCACGCAACGCTATCTGGCGGACGTTCAACCCTTCCCCGCTTGGCCGGTGATTGCCTATCCGCTGTTTGCCTTGGCGGCACTGGCGGTGGTTGCCGGCGCAATCCGGTTGAACGCAGAACAGACCAGTCCTTTAACACACCCCTGGCTCGTTCACCTGGGAAAAATTTCGTACGGACTCTACATCTGGCATTTGCTCGCAATTCTGCTCGTCTATCGACTGGGTTGGTGCGCGCCTCGCAGTCCTGGGACGATACTGTTCGCATTGCCATTAACGATCTTGCTGGCGGAGTTGTCATACATCTGGGTCGAAAAGCCGTTCTTAGCCTGGAAAGAACGCTACGCCCGGGCCGATGCCAAACCGGAAGGTCTGCCCCGGCAATCGGCCGTTGCTGAGATTTAG
- a CDS encoding DUF4262 domain-containing protein produces the protein MRTEARDADEQRVLDDIAQHGWHIVGIEEDSEGPGFAYSVGMFHTLKHPEIILFGLSDVATMAQIINSIGDEIRNGASFQDWYESDQILEGYSCIFRTVPAAAYSEYLGYGRWFYQTASFPVLQCIWPDNNHRYPWQADFPSALRER, from the coding sequence ATGAGAACCGAAGCACGCGATGCCGATGAGCAGCGAGTCCTCGACGACATCGCACAGCACGGCTGGCATATCGTCGGTATCGAGGAGGATTCCGAGGGACCGGGATTCGCTTACTCCGTGGGAATGTTCCACACCCTGAAGCATCCTGAGATCATCTTGTTTGGTTTGAGCGACGTCGCCACGATGGCGCAGATCATTAACTCTATCGGCGACGAAATCAGAAACGGAGCAAGCTTCCAAGATTGGTATGAGAGCGATCAGATTCTGGAAGGTTACTCGTGCATTTTTCGAACTGTGCCCGCTGCGGCCTATTCCGAATATCTCGGCTATGGGCGGTGGTTCTACCAAACGGCCTCATTTCCAGTTCTGCAGTGCATTTGGCCGGACAACAACCATCGGTATCCTTGGCAGGCCGACTTCCCTTCCGCCTTGCGTGAACGGTAG
- a CDS encoding DUF1559 domain-containing protein yields MMRVHSVRPAHRGFTLVELLVVIAIIGVLVALLLPAVQAAREAARRMQCSNHLRQIGLGFQHHHDSHLSLPSGGSGVDVARTLVGGSPAIGTDQAWSWAYQIFPFIEQSALFVEPIDDNVKKATVKMYFCPTRRSPQVWNVMASTTNGMRAQIDYVGCRGSQNNGEDGLVSRAQLASPIITRFQHATDGLSNTLLAGERCWAIDWYRTPGGPESDWYRGGYLSGYTGNSGQTFLCLAGTNVPIPDPRGPFPTTTVPLLMAKSFGSAHPAGINVVLGDGSVRNVSFNVSGAVFLNFADRDDGNAFNPGDLN; encoded by the coding sequence ATGATGCGCGTCCATTCAGTACGTCCTGCCCACCGCGGATTTACGCTCGTTGAACTACTCGTGGTAATTGCAATTATCGGTGTCTTAGTGGCGCTGCTACTGCCTGCAGTTCAAGCTGCCCGAGAAGCTGCGCGACGGATGCAATGCAGCAATCATTTAAGACAAATCGGCCTCGGTTTTCAGCATCATCACGATTCACATTTAAGTCTTCCGAGCGGCGGTTCCGGCGTAGACGTTGCCCGCACTTTAGTCGGGGGCTCACCAGCCATTGGCACCGATCAGGCCTGGAGTTGGGCCTACCAGATTTTTCCATTTATCGAGCAATCCGCGTTGTTTGTTGAACCGATCGACGACAATGTCAAAAAAGCAACAGTCAAGATGTACTTCTGTCCTACGCGTCGTTCTCCCCAAGTTTGGAACGTGATGGCAAGTACAACGAATGGAATGCGGGCTCAAATTGACTACGTGGGTTGTCGCGGTTCGCAAAACAACGGAGAAGACGGCTTAGTTTCTCGAGCACAGCTCGCCTCCCCAATTATCACTCGATTTCAGCACGCAACCGATGGCCTTTCGAATACGCTGCTGGCGGGAGAGCGTTGTTGGGCAATCGATTGGTATCGTACTCCCGGTGGACCTGAAAGCGACTGGTACCGCGGCGGTTATCTCAGCGGGTATACAGGCAATTCGGGCCAAACGTTTCTCTGCCTTGCTGGGACCAACGTACCAATCCCGGATCCCCGCGGTCCCTTTCCTACGACAACAGTACCGCTGCTGATGGCAAAAAGCTTTGGCTCGGCGCATCCTGCCGGAATCAATGTCGTTCTTGGGGACGGCTCGGTTCGCAATGTTAGCTTCAATGTCTCGGGGGCAGTCTTCCTCAACTTTGCTGATCGGGACGATGGAAATGCCTTCAATCCCGGCGATTTGAATTAA
- a CDS encoding ferredoxin family protein: protein MTHVVCAPCFGCKYTDCVIVCPVECFYEDEQILYIHPDECIDCEACVPECPVEAIFHQDNVPEDQKGFIELNAEKAPQCPSITEKKEPLGDH, encoded by the coding sequence ATGACCCACGTTGTCTGCGCACCATGCTTCGGGTGCAAGTACACCGACTGCGTTATCGTGTGCCCCGTTGAGTGCTTCTACGAAGACGAGCAAATCCTCTACATTCATCCCGATGAATGCATCGATTGCGAAGCTTGCGTACCCGAATGCCCCGTGGAAGCAATTTTCCATCAGGACAACGTTCCTGAAGATCAAAAGGGCTTCATCGAGTTGAATGCCGAGAAGGCCCCGCAGTGCCCCTCGATCACTGAAAAGAAAGAGCCGCTGGGCGACCACTAG